The sequence GCGCACGCCGGTGTCGAAGTTGGTCTGCGGGCGCTCGCCGACGAGCGAGCCGGCCATCGAACCGAAGTAGGTGTCGGCGCCGGTGGCGACGACCACCCCGGTGGCGGTGCCGGAGGTGACCGAGGTGCCCATCAGGGCCAGGTTGTCGGCCTCCACCGGGTCCGTGGTCCCCTGCCCGCCGAGGTCCGGAGTGCGGGTGTCGGCCTTGGCCACCGGCAGGGACTCGCCGGACAGCGCGGCCTGGCCGACATTGAGGTCCTTGGCGGTGACGATCCGCAGGTCGGCCGGGATCAGGTCGCCGGCCGCCAGCTTGACGACGTCGCCCGGGACCACTTGGTCCATGGGCACCTCGAACGTGGTGGGCGCGGAGCCGCTGCCGGCCCGGCGCTGCACCGCGCACGTGGTGGTGACGAGCTTCTTCAGCGCGTCGGCGGCGCGGCCCGAGCGGAACTCCTGCCAGAAGCGCAGCAGTCCGCTGATCCCCACCATCACGGAGAGGATGACGACGCCCGGGTCACCGGGGTCCTGCCAGTACATGACCGCCGCGAGGAGGACCAGTACGGCGATGAAGGGGTTCCCGTAGGCCTTGGCCAACTGGAGGTACCAGCGGGGGGCGCGCTCGTGGGCGACGGTGTTGGAGCCGTGCCGCTCCAGGCGCAGCGCGGCCTCGGCGTGGGTGAGGCCGGCCGGGGAGGTGTCCACCTCCTGAAGGACCTCGACGCCCGAGCGGGCGCTGATCCCGGCGAGGCGCTCGCCGACGAGACGGGTACGGGCCTGGAGCTCGGCGGCCTTGCGCTCGCGGCGGGAGCGGCCCGGCGGTGCGAGGGTGGTCGGGGTACGGGGGGTGAGCATGGTCATGACGAATACCTCCCTCCACGATGTCCGGGCAGCACGAAGCCGCGCGGTCACGTGGAGTGATCATGGGTCGGCGCACGGCGGCCCGAGGGGCCCGCGGCACGCCGGTGGGCATGGATGACGCACGCCCGGCGGAGTTGGCAGGGCATGCGGAAGGAAGGGAGTGTGGAAGGAGTGAACGCGAAGGAACGCGAAGGAACGCGACGCGATGCGAACGGAACGCGCACAGGGCAGGCGGTCCACCGCTGCCGTGCGTACCCGGAGAGAGGTCAGCCGGTCACAAGGTCAGCCGACGAGAGCAACGAGAGCGCTGCGAGGACTTCGATCGGGACTCATCCCGAACACCTCCTTGCGTAGCGCGGTCATTGCACGACGCCAGGTCCGGCCGAAAGGGCCGCAGAGGACCGGCGTCCCAGCGACCGTAGCACGATCCAACGGCCGCTTCTCTCCCCCTTTGGTCCGGTACCGGCCCTTTCATGCCGTGTCAGCCTCTTGACGTGTGGAGGGGTAAAGGCTCGACTTAAGGTTCACAAGTTGGAGAGATGCCGGGGTCTCGGAGCATGAAGCCGTGACGTGCCCCGGCCGGGGGGCGACGGCTGGCCGTCGCTAATGGGCAGGAGTGGATGAGTCGTGCAGACTCCCGGATCGCAGTCGTCACTGCATCGCGCGAATCTCGAACGGGTCGTGCGGGCGGTGCGGCTCGCGGGATCGCTGACCCAGGCGGAGATCGCCCGCGCCACCGGACTGTCGGCGGCCACGGTCTCCAACATCGTCCGGGAGCTGAAGGACGGCGGGACCGTCGAGGTCACCGACACCTCGGCCGGCGGCCGCCGGGCGCGCAGCGTCTCGCTCAGCGGTGACGCGGGCATCGTCATCGGGGTCGACTTCGGCCACACCCACCTGCGGGTGGCGGTGGGGAACCTGGCCCACCAGGTGCTGGCGGAGGAGTCCGAGCCACTGGACGTCGACGCGTCCTGGGCGGACGGCTTCGACCGGGCGGAAGCCCTGGTCGGACGGCTGATCGCGGACATCGGCGTGGGGCTGGAGAAGGTCATCGGCGTCGGGCTCGGCGTGCCCGGCCCGATCGACGTGGAGTCCGGGACCCTGGGCTCGACCGCGATCCTGCCGGGCTGGGCGGGCATCAATCCCCGCCAGGAGCTCTCGCAGCGCCTCGGGGTGCCCGTGTACGTGGACAACGACGCGAACCTCGGCGCCCTCGGTGAACTCGTTTGGGGGAGTGGGCGGGGAGTGAAGGATCTGGCCTACATCAAGGTGGCCAGCGGCGTCGGCGCGGGCCTGGTGATCAACGGCCAGATCTACCGCGGACCCGGTGGCACGGCGGGCGAGATCGGGCACATCACCCTGGACGAATCGGGCCCGGTCTGCCGCTGCGGCAACCGGGGCTGCCTGGAGACCTTCACGGCGGCCCGGTACGTACTCCCGCTGCTCCAGGGCACGCACGGCCCGGAGTTGACGATGGAGCGCGTGGTCGAACTGGCCCGCGAGGGGGACCCGGGCTGCCGCCGGGTGATCACGGACGTGGGCCGGCACATCGGCAGCGGCGTGGCCAGTCTGTGCAACCTCCTGAACCCCAGCCGCGTGGTGCTGGGCGGCTCGTTGGCGGAGGCCGGTGAACTCGTCCTCGCCCCCATCCGTGAATCGGTGGGGAGGTACGCGATCCCCAGCGCGGCCAGGCAGTTGTCGGTGCTGACGGGCAACCTGGGCGGGCGGGCCGAGGTGCTGGGCGCACTGGCTCTGGTCCTCAGCGAGATGGGCGATTCGACACTTTTGTCAGATCATGGAAGTGGAGTGCGAGCTCCAGCCGTCTTGTCTTCAGGTAGATAACGAATGGCACCGTTGTCATCTCGTTAAGAATTCACTCCTTGACGGCAAAACGCGGCCGGGGTTGACTCACATCCACCTCGGCCGCGCCGCTGCGGCCTCGTCAGGGAGGTTCAAGTAATGAACACGCGTATGCGCAGAGCCGCCGTAGCTGTCGCCGCTGGTGCCATGGCCGTTTCGCTCGCTGCTTGTGGCAGTGCCAAGGAGGCCGGCGACACGACGAAGGAGTCCTCCGGCGCTGCCAAGGGCGATGCGATCAAGGTCGGTCTGCTCCTGCCGGAGAACCAGACCGCGCGCTACGAGAAGTTCGACAAGCCGCTGATCGAGAAGAAGGTCGCCGAGCTCACCGGTGGCAAGGGCGAGGTCGTCTACGCCAACGCCAAGCAGGACGCGACCACGCAGAACTCCCAGGTCGACACGATGATCACCAACAAGGTGGACGTCCTGATCATCGACGCGGTGGACTCCAAGGCCATCGCCGGCTCGGTCAAGAAGGCCAAGGAGGCCGGTATCCCGGTCGTCTCCTACGACCGCCTGGCCGAGGGCCCGATCGACGCGTACACCTCCTTCGACAACGAAGAGGTCGGCAAGGTCCAGGGCAAGGCGCTCCTGGAGGCGCTGGGCGACAAGGCCAAGGACGGCCAGATCGTCATGATGAACGGTTCGGTCACCGACCCGAACGCCAAGCTCTTCAAGTCCGGTGCCCACTCCGAGCTCGACGGCAAGGTGAACGTCGGCAAGGAGTACGACACGGTCGAGTGGAAGCCGGAGAACGCCAACACCAACATGGCGGCCGCGCTCTCCGCGCTCGGCAAGGACAAGGTCATCGGCGTCTACTCCGCCAACGACGGCATGGCCGGCGGCATCATCACCGCCCTCAAGGCCGCCGGTGTCTCCCCCCTGCCGCCGGTCACCGGCCAGGACGCCGAGCTCGCCGGTGTGCAGCGCATCGTCGCGGGTGAGCAGTTCATGAGCGTCTACAAGCCGTACGCCCCCGAGGCCGAGGCCGCCGCGAAGATGGCCGTCGCCCTCGCCAAGGGCGGCAAGGCCGAAGGCACCACCTCCACGGTCGACAGCCCCACCACCAAGGGCGTCCCGTCCGTGCTGATCCCGGTCGTCTCGCTGACCAAGGCCAACATCAAGGACACCGTCGTCAAGGACGGCGTCTACTCGGTCGACGAGATCTGCACCGACAAGTACGCGGCCGCCTGCGCCGCCGCCGGCCTGAAGTAGCGGCCCCCGTCGCCTCCCCGTGAGGCGACCCCACGTGCCTGACCGGCGCCCCTCCCCTCCATCCCCGCCACCGGGCGGGGCGCCGGGCAGAAACGTTCCTCCCCCATTCGTCCCCGCTCCTGCTCTTTTTGCACGACATCCCCGCCGGTCAGGCGGCGAAGGAGATGGTTCATGTGTCCGCTGCGCCCGTGCTGGCGTTGCGAGGGGTCTCGAAGCGGTTCGGCGCCGTTCAGGCCCTCACCGACGTAGAACTCGAGATCCACTCCGGTGAAGTGGTCGCCCTCGTCGGCGACAACGGTGCCGGAAAGTCCACGCTGGTCAAGACGATCGCCGGCGTGCACCCCATCGATGAAGGTGTCATCGAGTGGGAGGGGCGCCCGGTCGCCATCGGCAAGCCGCACGACGCCCAGAACCTGGGCATCGCGACGGTCTACCAGGACCTGGCGCTGTGCGACAACATCGACGTCGTCGGCAACCTCTTCCTCGGCCGGGAGCTCAAGAGCTTCGGCATCCTCGACGAGGTGGAGATGGAGCGGCGCGCCCGCGAGCTCCTGACCACCCTGTCCATCCGGATCCCCAGTGTCCGGATCCCGATCGCCTCGCTCTCCGGCGGTCAGCGCCAGACCGTGGCGATCGCCCGCTCCATGCTGGGCGAGCCCAAGCTCGTCATCCTCGACGAGCCCACCGCCGCCCTCGGTGTCGAGCAGACCGCACAGGTCCTCGACCTGGTGGAGCGGCTGCGCGAGCGCGGCCACGCCGTCATCCTCATCAGCCACAACATGGCCGATGTGAAGGCCGTCGCCGACAAGGTGGCGGTCCTGCGGCTGGGCCGCAACAACGGTGTCTTCAACGTCGCCGACACCTCGCAGGAAGAGATCATCTCCGCCATCACCGGTGCCACGGACAACGCCGTGACCCGCCGGGCGGCCCGCACCTCGGAGGCCGGCAAGTGAGCACCCAGAACCCTGCCACCGGTCCACTGGACAAGGGCCCCGTCGATCAGCAGGAGCACATCGACCCGGTCAACCCCGCGGCCGCGCACGACGCGATCCCGGCCGTGGACCCCCGCCTGCTCGTCCGGGAGGAGGGCCTCGCCGGGTACGTGGGCGAGTTCAAGCGGAAGCTGAAGGCGGGCGACCTGGGTTCCCTCCCGGTCGTCATCGGCCTGATCGTCATCTGGTCGATCTTCCAGGGGTTGAACTCGAACTTCCTCTCCCCGGAGAACCTGACCAACATCGCGATCACGATGACCGGCACCGGCATGATCGCCATCGGCATCATCTTCGTGCTGCTGCTCGGTGAGATCGACCTCTCGGTCGGCTCGGTCAGCGGTGTCTCGGGCGCGATCGTCGCCGTCCTCGCCGTCACCCACGGCGTGAACGAATGGCTGGCCATCCTGGCGGCCATCGTGGGAGGCGCCCTGATCGGCTCCATCCACGGCTTCTTCTTCGCCAAGATCGGCGCCCCGGCCTTCGCCGTCACCCTGTCGGGCCTGCTCTTCTGGCTCGGCGCGATGCTGCAGATCCTCGGCAGCAACGGCACGATCAACATCGACTCCGACGGCGTGGTCGGACAGCTGACCACGTACTTCTTCTCGGACGTGGCCGTCGCCTACGGGCTGGCCGCGCTCGCGGTGGCCGGCTACTTCCTCGCGTCCTTCCTGGACGCGAGGCGTCGCGAGGCGGCCGGGATGCCCTCGCGGCCGCTCGCCGAGGTGCTGCTGCGCACCGGCCTGCTCGCGCTGTGCACCTTCGGCCCCGCCGTGCTGTTCAACCAGTACAAGGGCCTGCCGCTCGCGGTGGTGCTCTTCCTGCTGGCCCTGGTCGTCACGGACTTCCTGCTGCGCCGCACGACCTTCGGGCGAAACGTTTTCGCACTGGGTGGCAGCGTCGAGGCCTCCCGCCGTGCGGGCATCAACGTCACCCGCATCCGGATCACGGTCTTCGCGATCTCCAGCACCTTCGCCGCCGTCGGCGGCCTGTTCTGGGCCTCCAAGATCGCGGCGGCCAACCAGAGCGCCGGCGCCGGCGACCTGCTGATGAACGTGATCGCGGCGGCCGTCATCGGCGGCACCAGCCTCTTCGGTGGCCGGGGCCGGACCTGGAACGCCCTCCTCGGCGTCATGGTCATCGTCTCGATCCAGTACGGTCTGGCCCTGGAAGGCATCGCCACGCCGATCCAGTACATGATCACCGGTGCGGTGCTGCTGGCGACCGTGGTGATCGACTCGGTGACGCGCAAGACCCAGAAGACGGCCGGACGCGCCTGATAGCGCGTCCGACTCCCCGCCGGAGTGACGTCCGGCGGTAAGACCGGTCACAGTGCCCGGCGCCACTTCTCGTGGCGCCGGGCATCCGTGCGTGCACGAACGGCGTACTCATGTACGGGTATACGCCCGTATGTGATGTGTGGCCGTCAGGCCGTACGTACATGTATGACAAAGGTGTGACTCCCTCGGGACGGCCCGATGACCGTGGCCGGGGGCGGAACATTAGACTCGACAGACCAGCAAGCAACTGCAAGGAGGCACGGGTGCTGCTGACCCGCATCAAGGGACCGCGCGATCTGGACCGGCTCAGCCAGGAGGAGCTCGACCAGCTCGCGGCCGAGATCAGGTCCTTCCTCGTCGACGCCGTCTCCAAGACCGGCGGGCACCTCGGCCCCAACCTCGGGGTGGTCGAACTGACGATCGCCCTGCACCGGGTCTTCGACTCGCCCAAGGACAAGGTCCTCTTCGACACCGGCCACCAGGCCTACGTCCACAAGCTGCTCACGGGCCGCCAGGACTTCGCCGGCCTGCGCACCAAGAACGGTCTGTCCGGCTACCCCTCGCGCGCCGAGTCCGACCACGACGTGATCGAGAACTCGCACGCCTCCACCGTGCTCGGCTGGGCCGACGGCCTGGCCAAGGCCAACGAGGTGCTGGGCCGCGAGGACCACCACGTCGCCGCCGTCATCGGTGACGGCGCGCTGACCGGTGGCATGGCCTGGGAGGCGCTGAACAACATCGCCGCCGCCAAGGACCGCCCGCTGGTCATCGTGGTCAACGACAACGAGCGCTCCTACGGCCCCACCATCGGTGGCCTCGCCAACCACCTGGCGACCCTGCGCACCACGGACGGCTACGAGCGCTTCCTGGCCCGCGGCAAGGAGATCCTGGAGCGCACCCCGGTCGTCGGGAAGCCGCTCTTCGAGACCCTGCACGGCGCCAAGAAGGGCCTCAAGGACTTCATCGCCCCGCAGGGCATGTTCGAGGACCTCGGGCTCAAGTACATCGGGCCCATCGACGGCCACGACATCGAGGCCCTGGAGTCCGCCCTGCAGCGCGCCAAGCGCTTCAGCGGCCCGGTCATCGTGCACTGCCTCACCCAGAAGGGCCGCGGCTACACCCCGGCCCTGGAGCACGAGGCGGACCGCTTCCACGCGGTCGGCGTGATCCACCCGGACACCGGCCTGCCGGTGAAGACCGCCGCCGCCAGCTGGACCTCCGTCTTCGCCGACGAGATGGTCAAGCTCGGTCACGAGCGCGAGGACATCGTCGGCATCACCGCCGCGATGCTCCACCCGGTCGGCCTCAACAAGTTCGCCGAGGCCTTCCCGAACCGGATCTACGACGTGGGCATCGCCGAGCAGCACGGCGCCACCTCGGCGGCGGGCCTGGCCACCGGCGGGGTCCACCCGGTCTTCGCGGTGTACGCGACCTTCCTCAACCGCGCCTTCGACCAGGTCCTGATGGACGTGGCCCTGCACAAGTGCGGG comes from Streptomyces virginiae and encodes:
- a CDS encoding ROK family transcriptional regulator, with product MQTPGSQSSLHRANLERVVRAVRLAGSLTQAEIARATGLSAATVSNIVRELKDGGTVEVTDTSAGGRRARSVSLSGDAGIVIGVDFGHTHLRVAVGNLAHQVLAEESEPLDVDASWADGFDRAEALVGRLIADIGVGLEKVIGVGLGVPGPIDVESGTLGSTAILPGWAGINPRQELSQRLGVPVYVDNDANLGALGELVWGSGRGVKDLAYIKVASGVGAGLVINGQIYRGPGGTAGEIGHITLDESGPVCRCGNRGCLETFTAARYVLPLLQGTHGPELTMERVVELAREGDPGCRRVITDVGRHIGSGVASLCNLLNPSRVVLGGSLAEAGELVLAPIRESVGRYAIPSAARQLSVLTGNLGGRAEVLGALALVLSEMGDSTLLSDHGSGVRAPAVLSSGR
- a CDS encoding sugar ABC transporter substrate-binding protein, whose product is MNTRMRRAAVAVAAGAMAVSLAACGSAKEAGDTTKESSGAAKGDAIKVGLLLPENQTARYEKFDKPLIEKKVAELTGGKGEVVYANAKQDATTQNSQVDTMITNKVDVLIIDAVDSKAIAGSVKKAKEAGIPVVSYDRLAEGPIDAYTSFDNEEVGKVQGKALLEALGDKAKDGQIVMMNGSVTDPNAKLFKSGAHSELDGKVNVGKEYDTVEWKPENANTNMAAALSALGKDKVIGVYSANDGMAGGIITALKAAGVSPLPPVTGQDAELAGVQRIVAGEQFMSVYKPYAPEAEAAAKMAVALAKGGKAEGTTSTVDSPTTKGVPSVLIPVVSLTKANIKDTVVKDGVYSVDEICTDKYAAACAAAGLK
- a CDS encoding ATP-binding cassette domain-containing protein, whose translation is MVHVSAAPVLALRGVSKRFGAVQALTDVELEIHSGEVVALVGDNGAGKSTLVKTIAGVHPIDEGVIEWEGRPVAIGKPHDAQNLGIATVYQDLALCDNIDVVGNLFLGRELKSFGILDEVEMERRARELLTTLSIRIPSVRIPIASLSGGQRQTVAIARSMLGEPKLVILDEPTAALGVEQTAQVLDLVERLRERGHAVILISHNMADVKAVADKVAVLRLGRNNGVFNVADTSQEEIISAITGATDNAVTRRAARTSEAGK
- a CDS encoding sugar ABC transporter permease, which translates into the protein MDKGPVDQQEHIDPVNPAAAHDAIPAVDPRLLVREEGLAGYVGEFKRKLKAGDLGSLPVVIGLIVIWSIFQGLNSNFLSPENLTNIAITMTGTGMIAIGIIFVLLLGEIDLSVGSVSGVSGAIVAVLAVTHGVNEWLAILAAIVGGALIGSIHGFFFAKIGAPAFAVTLSGLLFWLGAMLQILGSNGTINIDSDGVVGQLTTYFFSDVAVAYGLAALAVAGYFLASFLDARRREAAGMPSRPLAEVLLRTGLLALCTFGPAVLFNQYKGLPLAVVLFLLALVVTDFLLRRTTFGRNVFALGGSVEASRRAGINVTRIRITVFAISSTFAAVGGLFWASKIAAANQSAGAGDLLMNVIAAAVIGGTSLFGGRGRTWNALLGVMVIVSIQYGLALEGIATPIQYMITGAVLLATVVIDSVTRKTQKTAGRA
- the dxs gene encoding 1-deoxy-D-xylulose-5-phosphate synthase, translated to MLLTRIKGPRDLDRLSQEELDQLAAEIRSFLVDAVSKTGGHLGPNLGVVELTIALHRVFDSPKDKVLFDTGHQAYVHKLLTGRQDFAGLRTKNGLSGYPSRAESDHDVIENSHASTVLGWADGLAKANEVLGREDHHVAAVIGDGALTGGMAWEALNNIAAAKDRPLVIVVNDNERSYGPTIGGLANHLATLRTTDGYERFLARGKEILERTPVVGKPLFETLHGAKKGLKDFIAPQGMFEDLGLKYIGPIDGHDIEALESALQRAKRFSGPVIVHCLTQKGRGYTPALEHEADRFHAVGVIHPDTGLPVKTAAASWTSVFADEMVKLGHEREDIVGITAAMLHPVGLNKFAEAFPNRIYDVGIAEQHGATSAAGLATGGVHPVFAVYATFLNRAFDQVLMDVALHKCGVTFVLDRAGVTGDDGASHNGMWDMSILQVVPGLRLAAPRDAEQLRAQLREAVEVKDAPTVVRYSKGVVGPAVPAVGRIGGMDVLRAPGAEVTRPDVLLVSVGALAPMCLEIADLLDKQGISTTVVDPRWVKPVDEALAPLADRHRVVVTVEDNGRTGGVGAAVSQALRDAGVDVPLRDFGIPQRFLDHALRKEIMAEIGLTAPDIARQVTGLVAKLDGRYDSEPAAAVD